The following proteins are encoded in a genomic region of Streptomyces sp. NBC_01723:
- a CDS encoding homoserine dehydrogenase: MMRTRPLKVALLGCGVVGSEVARIMTTHADDLAARIGAPVELAGVAVRRPDRVREGIDPALVTTDATALVKRGDIDVVVEVIGGIEPARTLITTAFEHGASVVSANKALIAQDGASLHAAADEHGKDLYYEAAVAGAIPLIRPLRESLAGDKVNRVLGIVNGTTNFILDAMDTTGAGYQEALDEATALGYAEADPTADVEGFDAAAKAAILAGIAFHTRVRLDDVYREGMTEVTAADFASAKEMGCTIKLLAICERAADGGSVTARVHPAMIPLSHPLANVREAYNAVFVESDAAGQLMFYGPGAGGSPTASAVLGDLVAVCRNRLGGATGPGASAYAALPVSPMGEVVTRYHISLDVADKPGVLAQVATVFAEHGVSIDTVRQSGKDGEASLVVVTHRASDAALGGTVEALRKLDTVRGVASIMRVEGE; this comes from the coding sequence ATGATGCGTACGCGTCCGCTGAAGGTGGCGCTGCTGGGCTGTGGTGTGGTCGGCTCAGAGGTGGCGCGCATCATGACGACGCACGCCGACGACCTCGCCGCCCGCATCGGGGCGCCGGTGGAGCTCGCGGGCGTGGCCGTACGGCGGCCGGACCGGGTGCGCGAGGGCATCGACCCCGCCCTCGTCACCACCGACGCCACCGCCCTGGTCAAGCGCGGGGACATCGACGTCGTCGTCGAGGTCATCGGCGGCATCGAGCCCGCCCGGACCCTCATCACCACCGCCTTCGAGCACGGCGCCTCCGTCGTCTCCGCCAACAAGGCGCTCATCGCCCAGGACGGCGCCTCGCTGCACGCCGCGGCCGACGAGCACGGCAAGGACCTGTACTACGAGGCCGCCGTCGCCGGTGCCATCCCGCTGATCCGGCCGCTGCGCGAGTCGCTCGCCGGCGACAAGGTCAACCGGGTGCTCGGCATCGTCAACGGGACCACCAACTTCATCCTCGACGCCATGGACACGACCGGGGCGGGCTACCAGGAGGCGCTCGACGAGGCCACCGCCCTCGGGTACGCCGAGGCCGACCCGACCGCCGACGTCGAGGGCTTCGACGCCGCCGCCAAGGCCGCCATCCTCGCCGGGATCGCCTTCCACACGCGCGTGCGCCTCGACGACGTCTACCGCGAGGGCATGACCGAGGTCACCGCCGCCGACTTCGCCTCCGCCAAGGAGATGGGCTGCACCATCAAGCTGCTGGCCATCTGCGAGCGGGCGGCGGACGGGGGCTCGGTCACCGCGCGCGTGCATCCCGCGATGATCCCGCTCAGCCACCCGCTGGCCAACGTGCGCGAGGCCTACAACGCCGTCTTCGTGGAGTCCGACGCCGCGGGGCAGCTCATGTTCTACGGGCCCGGCGCCGGCGGTTCGCCGACCGCGTCCGCCGTACTCGGCGATCTCGTCGCCGTATGCCGCAACCGGCTGGGCGGCGCGACCGGACCCGGCGCGTCCGCGTACGCCGCACTGCCCGTCTCGCCGATGGGCGAGGTCGTCACGCGGTACCACATCAGCCTCGACGTGGCCGACAAACCGGGCGTGCTCGCCCAGGTCGCGACCGTGTTCGCGGAGCACGGTGTCTCCATCGACACCGTGCGGCAGTCCGGCAAGGACGGCGAGGCATCCCTCGTCGTCGTCACCCACCGTGCGTCCGACGCCGCCCTCGGCGGTACGGTCGAGGCGCTGCGCAAGCTCGACACCGTGCGGGGTGTCGCCAGCATCATGCGGGTTGAAGGAGAGTAA
- a CDS encoding dihydrofolate reductase family protein: MRTLAITENITVDGSIEMLTDWFDPQAQGEVDMADVMEESHRQDSRADALLLGRRTFEDFRGYWPNQTDDPTGITAYLNQVQKYVVSSTLTDPMWDNSTVLTGDPVEEVRALKAQEGGKDIVLTGSIRLAHTLIEAGLVDEYRLFVYPVVQGRGRRLFPDGFEIPSLRLADAKTFRSGIVLTRYVPA; the protein is encoded by the coding sequence ATGCGCACACTCGCGATCACCGAGAACATCACCGTCGACGGCTCGATCGAGATGCTCACCGACTGGTTCGACCCTCAGGCCCAGGGCGAGGTCGACATGGCCGACGTCATGGAGGAGAGCCACCGGCAGGACAGCCGCGCCGACGCGCTGCTGCTGGGCCGCCGGACGTTCGAGGACTTCCGCGGCTACTGGCCGAACCAGACCGACGACCCCACCGGCATCACCGCGTACCTCAACCAGGTCCAGAAGTACGTCGTGTCCTCCACCCTCACCGACCCGATGTGGGACAACTCGACGGTACTGACGGGCGACCCGGTCGAGGAAGTCCGCGCCCTCAAGGCGCAGGAGGGCGGTAAGGACATCGTCCTCACGGGCAGCATCCGCCTGGCCCACACCCTGATCGAGGCCGGCCTCGTGGACGAGTACCGCCTCTTCGTCTATCCGGTGGTCCAGGGCAGAGGCCGCAGGCTCTTCCCCGACGGCTTCGAGATCCCCAGCCTCCGACTGGCCGACGCGAAGACGTTCCGCAGCGGCATCGTCCTGACCCGATACGTCCCGGCGTAA
- the lysA gene encoding diaminopimelate decarboxylase, with protein sequence MSRSAHPAGPRHADVLTEGHYSAPPADLNALDPKVWAHTVGRDADGAVTVGGIAVTRLAEEYGTPAYILDEADFRERARAWRTAFGTDADVFYAGKAFLSRAVVRWLDEEGLNLDVCSGGELATALSAGMPAERIAFHGNNKSPEEIERAVAAGVGRIVLDSFQEIVRVAHTAESLGRRQRVQIRITVGVEAHTHEFIATAHEDQKFGIPLAGGQAAEAVRRALQLDGIELIGIHSHIGSQIFDMSGFEVAAHRVVGLLKDIRDEHGVELPEIDLGGGLGIAYTSDDDPREPHEIAKALTEIVTRECESARLRTPRISVEPGRAIVGPTAFTLYEVGTVKPLDGLRTYVSVDGGMSDNIRTALYDAEYSVALASRTSDAEPMLARVVGKHCESGDIVVKDAFLPGDLAPGDLIAVPATGAYCRSMASNYNHVLRPPVVAVRDGEARVIVRRETEEDLLRLDVG encoded by the coding sequence ATGAGCCGTTCCGCACACCCCGCCGGGCCCCGTCACGCCGACGTCCTCACCGAGGGGCACTACTCCGCTCCGCCCGCCGATCTCAACGCCCTCGACCCCAAGGTGTGGGCCCACACCGTCGGGCGGGACGCGGACGGTGCCGTCACCGTCGGGGGGATCGCCGTCACCCGGCTCGCCGAGGAGTACGGCACCCCCGCCTACATCCTCGACGAGGCCGACTTCCGGGAGCGGGCGCGGGCCTGGCGTACCGCCTTCGGGACCGACGCCGACGTCTTCTACGCCGGCAAGGCCTTCCTGTCGCGCGCCGTCGTGCGGTGGCTGGACGAGGAGGGGCTCAATCTCGACGTGTGCTCCGGCGGCGAGCTGGCCACCGCGCTGTCCGCGGGCATGCCCGCCGAGCGCATCGCCTTCCACGGCAACAACAAGTCGCCGGAGGAGATCGAGCGGGCCGTCGCCGCGGGCGTCGGGCGGATCGTGCTCGACTCCTTCCAGGAGATCGTGCGCGTCGCCCACACCGCCGAGTCGCTGGGCAGGCGGCAGCGGGTGCAGATCCGTATCACCGTCGGCGTCGAGGCGCACACCCACGAGTTCATCGCCACCGCCCACGAGGACCAGAAGTTCGGCATCCCGCTGGCCGGCGGGCAGGCCGCGGAGGCCGTGCGGCGGGCGCTCCAGCTCGACGGGATCGAGCTGATCGGGATCCACTCCCACATCGGGTCGCAGATCTTCGACATGTCCGGGTTCGAGGTCGCCGCGCACCGGGTGGTCGGGCTGCTCAAGGACATCCGCGACGAGCACGGGGTCGAGCTGCCGGAGATCGACTTGGGTGGTGGGCTCGGGATCGCCTACACGAGCGACGACGATCCCCGTGAGCCGCACGAGATCGCCAAGGCGCTGACCGAGATCGTGACGAGGGAGTGCGAGAGTGCGCGGCTGCGTACGCCGCGCATCTCCGTCGAGCCCGGGCGGGCCATCGTGGGCCCGACCGCCTTCACGCTCTACGAGGTCGGCACCGTCAAGCCGCTCGACGGGCTGCGGACGTACGTCTCCGTGGACGGGGGGATGTCGGACAACATCCGGACCGCCCTCTACGACGCCGAGTACAGCGTCGCCCTCGCCTCCCGCACCTCCGACGCCGAGCCGATGCTGGCCCGCGTCGTCGGCAAGCACTGCGAGAGCGGGGACATCGTGGTCAAGGACGCCTTCCTGCCGGGCGACCTGGCCCCCGGTGACCTGATCGCCGTACCGGCGACGGGCGCGTACTGCCGCTCCATGGCCAGCAACTACAACCACGTGCTGCGCCCGCCGGTCGTCGCGGTGCGGGACGGCGAGGCGCGGGTCATCGTGCGGCGTGAGACCGAGGAGGATCTGCTGCGTCTCGACGTCGGCTGA
- the thrB gene encoding homoserine kinase: MAGPAFRAAAVRVRVPATSANLGPGFDALGLALGLYDDVVVRVADSGLHIDIAGEGSETLPRDEKHLLIRSLRTAFDLLGGQPRGLEIVCANRIPHGRGLGSSSAAICAGIVAARAVTIGGEARLDDAALLDLATEIEGHPDNVAACLLGGFTLSWMESGAARAIRMDPADSIVPVVFVPGKPVLTETARGLLPRHVPHVDAATNAGRAALLVEALTRRPELLLPATEDRLHQEYRAPAMPESAALVERLRGDGIPAVISGAGPTVMALAGADTADKVEALAGTDWAANRLSLDQQGASVLPLATPSDI; the protein is encoded by the coding sequence ATGGCCGGTCCAGCGTTCCGCGCCGCCGCCGTCAGGGTGCGCGTCCCCGCAACCAGCGCCAACCTCGGCCCGGGCTTCGACGCCCTCGGTCTCGCGCTGGGGTTGTACGACGACGTGGTCGTCCGGGTGGCCGACTCCGGGCTGCACATCGACATCGCCGGTGAGGGCAGCGAGACGCTGCCGCGCGACGAGAAGCACCTCCTCATCCGCTCCCTGCGCACCGCCTTCGACCTCCTGGGCGGACAGCCCCGCGGCCTGGAGATCGTCTGCGCCAACCGCATCCCGCACGGCCGTGGCCTCGGCTCCTCCTCCGCCGCCATCTGCGCCGGCATCGTCGCCGCGCGCGCGGTGACCATAGGCGGCGAGGCCCGCCTCGACGACGCCGCGCTGCTCGACCTCGCCACCGAGATCGAGGGGCACCCCGACAACGTGGCGGCCTGTCTGCTGGGCGGCTTCACCCTGTCCTGGATGGAGTCCGGCGCGGCCCGCGCGATCAGGATGGACCCCGCCGATTCCATCGTTCCGGTGGTTTTCGTGCCCGGAAAGCCGGTACTGACGGAGACCGCGCGCGGACTGCTCCCGCGCCATGTCCCGCACGTCGACGCCGCCACCAACGCCGGCCGCGCCGCGCTGCTCGTCGAGGCCCTGACCAGGCGCCCCGAGCTGCTGCTTCCGGCCACCGAGGACCGCCTCCACCAGGAGTACCGCGCACCGGCCATGCCGGAGAGCGCGGCGCTGGTGGAACGGCTGCGCGGCGACGGCATCCCCGCGGTGATCTCGGGTGCCGGACCCACCGTGATGGCCCTCGCCGGCGCCGACACGGCCGACAAGGTCGAGGCGTTGGCCGGGACGGACTGGGCGGCCAACCGGCTGAGCCTGGACCAGCAGGGCGCGAGCGTGCTGCCTCTGGCAACCCCCAGTGACATCTAG
- a CDS encoding VOC family protein: MAIQRMDNIGIVVEDMDAAIAFFVELGMELEGRTEVEGPVADQCTGLDGVHCDIAMLRTPDGHSRLELSRYRTPKATADTPRNRPHNILGTHRVMYAVDDLKSTLTRLRPHGAELLGEIANFENSYLLCYVRGPEGIIIGLAEELH, from the coding sequence ATGGCGATTCAGCGAATGGACAACATCGGCATCGTCGTGGAGGACATGGACGCCGCGATCGCGTTCTTCGTGGAACTCGGTATGGAGCTGGAGGGCAGGACGGAGGTCGAGGGCCCCGTCGCCGACCAGTGCACCGGACTCGACGGCGTCCACTGCGACATCGCGATGCTCCGCACCCCGGACGGCCACAGCCGCCTCGAACTGTCGAGGTACCGCACCCCGAAGGCAACCGCCGACACCCCCCGCAACCGCCCCCACAACATCCTGGGCACCCACCGAGTCATGTACGCCGTCGACGACCTGAAGTCCACGCTCACCCGCCTACGCCCCCACGGAGCCGAACTCCTGGGCGAAATCGCCAACTTCGAGAACAGCTACCTGCTCTGCTACGTCCGCGGCCCGGAGGGCATCATCATCGGCCTGGCCGAGGAACTGCACTGA
- a CDS encoding patatin-like phospholipase family protein, with product MTKQPNTALVLGGGGLTAYGWQVGVLAGLADAGVHLGDADVLAGTSAGSLLALDLAKGSTPSALYTEQINRDRPMIDVDFTLPMTVRYLWASLRSRDPDKTLEHLSRLALSVRDVPETAVLEAIGPHIPVPDWPERQVRLFAVDALTGTPTAFTAADGVDLPHAMAATCALPPLFPPITIGKARWMDGGVRSTTNADLLTDCARVVVLAPIPKAAGATPSAQSHIRTLTTHGTRATLLTPDRAARRAFGRNPLNAARIPGSAREGRRQGREYAETVREVWDGSDPHRNEHIPAR from the coding sequence ATGACGAAGCAGCCGAACACCGCACTGGTCCTGGGTGGAGGCGGCCTGACCGCCTACGGCTGGCAGGTCGGCGTACTGGCGGGACTGGCCGACGCGGGTGTGCACCTCGGCGACGCCGACGTCCTCGCCGGCACGTCGGCCGGCTCGCTGCTGGCCCTGGACCTGGCGAAAGGCTCGACACCGTCCGCCCTCTACACGGAACAGATCAACCGCGACCGCCCCATGATCGACGTGGACTTCACCCTGCCGATGACGGTCAGGTACCTGTGGGCGTCCCTGCGCTCGCGCGACCCGGACAAGACGCTCGAGCACCTGAGCCGGCTGGCCCTCTCCGTACGCGACGTGCCGGAGACCGCGGTCCTGGAGGCGATAGGCCCCCACATCCCGGTCCCGGACTGGCCGGAGCGCCAGGTACGCCTCTTCGCGGTGGACGCCCTCACCGGCACCCCCACCGCCTTCACGGCAGCCGACGGAGTCGACCTCCCGCACGCCATGGCCGCCACCTGCGCCCTGCCGCCCCTCTTCCCGCCGATCACCATCGGCAAGGCCCGGTGGATGGACGGCGGCGTACGCTCCACGACCAACGCCGACCTGCTCACGGACTGCGCGAGGGTGGTCGTCCTGGCCCCCATCCCGAAGGCGGCGGGCGCCACCCCGAGCGCCCAGTCCCACATCCGGACCCTGACGACCCACGGCACGCGAGCCACCCTCCTGACCCCCGACCGAGCCGCCCGCCGGGCCTTCGGCCGCAACCCCCTGAACGCCGCCCGCATCCCGGGTTCGGCAAGGGAGGGACGACGCCAGGGCAGGGAGTACGCGGAGACGGTCCGGGAGGTCTGGGACGGCTCGGATCCGCACCGCAACGAACACATCCCGGCTCGTTGA
- the rho gene encoding transcription termination factor Rho → MSDTTDLMGARVEETAAAPATDASAPATGAGSRRRRGTGLEGMVLAELQQVASGLGIRGTARMRKSQLIEVIKEAQAAGGAPAKAAPAADAAGETKPKRRSTSRTRTGDEAPAEKAEKAGKAEKKADKATADQAAAQQQIDIPGQPSKVSPAADQSGAAGDDAPSERRRRRATADAGSPSAETVAVETREPKGDSAQQSQGQQQGQGDGRSDNEGEGRRRDRRDRGDRGDRGDRGDRGRDRRNKGDDQQGQGGGQQRQQGGGRQDRQQQDDDDFEGGRRGRRGRYRDRRGRRGRDEIQEPQINEDDVLIPVAGILDILDNYAFIRTSGYLPGPNDVYVSLAQVRKNGLRKGDHLTGAVRQPKEGERREKFNALVRLDSVNGMAPEHGRGRPEFNKLTPLYPQDRLRLETDPGVLTTRIIDLVAPIGKGQRGLIVAPPKTGKTMIMQAIANAITHNNPECHLMVVLVDERPEEVTDMQRSVKGEVISSTFDRPAEDHTTVAELAIERAKRLVELGHDVVVLLDSITRLGRAYNLAAPASGRILSGGVDSTALYPPKRFFGAARNIEDGGSLTILATALVDTGSRMDEVIFEEFKGTGNAELKLDRKLADKRIFPAVDVDASGTRKEEILLGNEELAVTWKLRRVLHALDQQQAIELLLDKMKQTKSNGEFLMQIQKTTPTPGNGD, encoded by the coding sequence GTGAGCGACACCACCGATCTGATGGGCGCACGTGTCGAGGAGACCGCTGCCGCGCCCGCCACGGACGCCTCCGCGCCTGCCACCGGTGCCGGCTCCCGGCGGCGCCGCGGTACCGGCCTCGAGGGCATGGTGCTGGCCGAGCTGCAACAGGTCGCGTCCGGCCTCGGCATCAGGGGCACCGCGCGTATGCGCAAGAGCCAGCTGATCGAGGTCATCAAGGAGGCGCAGGCCGCCGGGGGAGCCCCCGCCAAGGCCGCGCCCGCCGCGGACGCCGCCGGCGAGACCAAGCCGAAGCGCCGCAGCACCTCCCGGACCCGTACGGGCGACGAGGCCCCCGCCGAGAAGGCGGAGAAGGCCGGCAAGGCCGAGAAGAAGGCGGACAAGGCGACCGCCGACCAGGCCGCCGCCCAGCAGCAGATCGACATCCCCGGTCAGCCGTCCAAGGTCTCGCCCGCCGCCGACCAGTCCGGTGCCGCCGGTGACGACGCCCCCTCCGAGCGCCGTCGTCGCCGCGCCACCGCCGACGCGGGCAGCCCGTCGGCCGAGACGGTCGCCGTCGAGACCCGCGAGCCGAAGGGCGACTCGGCCCAGCAGTCGCAGGGCCAGCAGCAGGGCCAGGGCGACGGCCGCTCCGACAACGAGGGCGAGGGCCGCCGCCGCGACCGCCGTGACCGTGGCGACCGCGGTGACCGTGGCGACCGCGGTGACCGCGGGCGCGACCGCCGCAACAAGGGCGACGACCAGCAGGGCCAGGGCGGTGGCCAGCAGCGCCAGCAGGGTGGCGGCCGCCAGGACCGCCAGCAGCAGGACGACGACGATTTCGAGGGCGGCCGCCGGGGCCGTCGCGGACGCTACCGCGACCGCCGGGGCCGTCGCGGACGCGACGAGATCCAGGAGCCGCAGATCAACGAGGACGACGTCCTCATCCCGGTCGCCGGCATCCTCGACATCCTCGACAACTACGCGTTCATCCGGACCTCCGGCTACCTGCCCGGACCCAACGACGTGTACGTCTCCCTCGCCCAGGTCCGCAAGAACGGCCTGCGCAAGGGCGACCACCTCACCGGTGCCGTGCGCCAGCCCAAGGAGGGCGAGCGCCGCGAGAAGTTCAACGCGCTGGTTCGCCTGGACTCGGTCAACGGCATGGCGCCCGAACACGGCCGCGGACGGCCGGAGTTCAACAAGCTGACGCCGCTGTACCCGCAGGACCGCCTCCGCCTGGAGACGGACCCCGGTGTTCTCACCACCCGCATCATCGACCTCGTCGCGCCCATCGGTAAGGGGCAGCGCGGTCTGATCGTGGCCCCGCCGAAGACCGGCAAGACCATGATCATGCAGGCGATCGCCAACGCGATCACGCACAACAACCCCGAGTGCCACCTGATGGTCGTCCTCGTCGACGAGCGTCCGGAAGAGGTCACCGACATGCAGCGGTCGGTGAAGGGCGAGGTCATCTCCTCGACCTTCGACCGCCCGGCCGAGGACCACACCACGGTCGCCGAGCTGGCCATCGAGCGCGCAAAGCGCCTGGTGGAGCTGGGTCACGACGTGGTCGTGCTGCTCGACTCGATCACCCGCCTGGGCCGTGCGTACAACCTCGCCGCCCCGGCCTCCGGCCGCATCCTGTCCGGTGGTGTCGACTCGACCGCCCTGTACCCGCCGAAGCGCTTCTTCGGTGCGGCCCGCAACATCGAGGACGGCGGCTCGCTGACCATCCTCGCCACCGCGCTGGTGGACACCGGGTCCCGCATGGACGAGGTCATCTTCGAGGAGTTCAAGGGCACCGGCAACGCCGAGCTGAAGCTCGACCGGAAGCTCGCCGACAAGCGCATCTTCCCCGCGGTGGACGTCGACGCGTCCGGCACCCGCAAGGAGGAGATCCTGCTCGGCAACGAGGAGCTGGCCGTCACCTGGAAGCTCCGCCGGGTGCTGCACGCCCTCGACCAGCAGCAGGCGATCGAGCTGCTCCTCGACAAGATGAAGCAGACCAAGTCGAACGGCGAGTTCCTGATGCAGATCCAGAAGACGACCCCCACTCCGGGCAACGGCGACTAG
- the nrtL gene encoding ArgS-related anticodon-binding protein NrtL produces MTPVELSRTVLRAVRRAVDGGELDVDVPVRVRVGPPGPGGCGDYATGIALQLARPAGQPPYRVAEVLRTHLTGADGIADVVLTGPGFLNISLHRTAPAELVAEVLRRGPRYGHLDPEGGEGGEGERRRVQLHCDHHPRALVVADAAARILRSQGALARVGCAAPPEPEWTAVLGVRVDAEGPARDELTVQVRPVPAPGDPLPLGRDAGRWALLHPAAHDRPRIGDEHLVQRESNPLFRVRYAHARTRALARNAADLGFAAEPGPTEDANGNGNGTDKEGTSGRELYPLLGDHPRLLAAAAAHHAPDRLARHLVTVADAVLPFLPAVLPRGGEKPSAAHRARLALAEAAGTVLAGGLTLLGIDAPDHL; encoded by the coding sequence GTGACCCCCGTAGAGCTCTCCCGTACCGTGCTGCGCGCGGTGCGTCGCGCTGTCGACGGGGGAGAGCTGGACGTGGACGTGCCCGTGCGGGTCCGGGTGGGGCCGCCGGGGCCCGGTGGGTGTGGTGACTACGCCACCGGCATCGCCCTGCAACTGGCCCGGCCGGCCGGGCAGCCGCCGTACCGGGTCGCCGAGGTGCTGCGGACGCATCTCACAGGCGCCGACGGCATCGCCGACGTCGTCCTCACCGGGCCCGGGTTTCTCAACATCAGCCTCCACCGCACCGCCCCGGCCGAGCTGGTCGCCGAGGTGCTGCGGCGCGGGCCACGGTACGGCCACCTCGACCCCGAGGGCGGAGAGGGCGGAGAGGGCGAACGGCGTCGCGTGCAGTTGCACTGCGATCACCATCCCCGCGCCCTCGTCGTCGCCGACGCCGCCGCCCGCATCCTGCGTTCCCAGGGCGCCCTCGCCCGCGTCGGCTGCGCCGCCCCGCCCGAGCCGGAATGGACCGCCGTCCTCGGCGTACGTGTCGATGCCGAGGGACCCGCGCGCGACGAGCTGACCGTCCAGGTCAGGCCCGTTCCCGCCCCCGGCGACCCCCTCCCCCTCGGGCGGGACGCCGGACGCTGGGCGCTGCTCCACCCCGCCGCCCACGACCGGCCCCGGATCGGTGACGAGCACCTGGTCCAGCGTGAGAGCAACCCCCTCTTCCGTGTGCGCTACGCCCACGCCCGCACCCGCGCCCTCGCGCGCAACGCGGCCGACCTCGGCTTCGCCGCCGAGCCGGGGCCCACGGAGGACGCGAACGGGAACGGGAACGGGACAGACAAGGAGGGGACAAGCGGGCGCGAGCTGTACCCGCTGCTCGGCGACCACCCCCGCCTACTCGCCGCCGCCGCGGCCCACCACGCTCCCGACCGCCTCGCCCGGCACCTCGTCACCGTCGCCGATGCCGTGCTGCCTTTTCTCCCCGCCGTGCTGCCGCGCGGTGGGGAGAAACCCTCGGCCGCCCACCGTGCCCGGCTCGCCCTCGCCGAAGCCGCCGGGACGGTGCTGGCCGGCGGCCTGACCCTGCTCGGTATCGACGCACCCGACCACCTGTGA
- the thrC gene encoding threonine synthase, translating into MTHQWRGIIEEYRDRLPVSDSTPVVTLREGGTPLVPAQVLSERTGCEVHLKVEGANPTGSFKDRGMTMAISKAKEEGAQAVICASTGNTSASAAAYGVRAGMVSAVLVPQGKIALGKMGQALVHGAKILQVDGNFDDCLTLARALSDNYPVALVNSVNPVRIEGQKTAAFEIVDMLGDAPDIHVLPVGNAGNITAYWKGYREYAADGLSTKTPRMWGFQASGSAPIVRGEVVKDPSTIATAIRIGNPASWDLALAARDESGGAIDEVTDREILRAYRLLASQEGVFVEPASAASVAGLLKAAELGRVDPGQRIVCTVTGNGLKDPDWAVAGAPQPVTVPVDAATAAERLGLV; encoded by the coding sequence ATGACCCACCAGTGGCGCGGAATCATCGAGGAGTACCGGGACCGGCTGCCCGTCTCCGACAGCACGCCCGTCGTGACGCTCCGCGAGGGCGGCACGCCGCTCGTGCCCGCACAGGTGCTCTCCGAGCGCACGGGCTGCGAGGTCCACCTCAAGGTCGAGGGGGCGAACCCGACGGGGTCCTTCAAGGACCGCGGCATGACCATGGCCATCAGCAAGGCCAAGGAGGAGGGCGCGCAGGCCGTCATCTGCGCCTCCACCGGCAACACCTCCGCCAGTGCCGCCGCGTACGGCGTGCGCGCGGGCATGGTGTCCGCCGTGCTCGTGCCGCAGGGCAAGATCGCGCTCGGCAAGATGGGCCAGGCCCTCGTGCACGGCGCGAAGATCCTCCAGGTCGACGGCAACTTCGACGACTGCCTCACGCTGGCCCGCGCGCTCAGCGACAACTACCCGGTGGCGCTGGTCAATTCGGTCAACCCGGTGCGTATCGAGGGGCAGAAGACGGCCGCCTTCGAGATCGTGGACATGCTCGGCGACGCGCCCGACATCCACGTCCTGCCGGTCGGCAACGCGGGCAACATCACCGCGTACTGGAAGGGGTACCGCGAGTACGCCGCCGACGGGCTCAGCACGAAGACGCCCCGCATGTGGGGGTTCCAGGCCTCCGGCAGCGCCCCGATCGTGCGCGGCGAGGTCGTCAAGGACCCGTCGACCATCGCCACCGCCATCCGGATCGGCAACCCGGCCTCGTGGGACCTCGCGCTCGCCGCGCGGGACGAGTCCGGCGGCGCCATCGACGAGGTGACGGACCGTGAGATCCTGCGCGCCTACCGGCTGTTGGCCTCCCAGGAGGGCGTCTTCGTGGAGCCCGCGTCCGCCGCGTCGGTGGCCGGTCTGCTGAAGGCCGCCGAGCTGGGCAGGGTCGACCCGGGCCAGCGCATCGTCTGCACCGTCACCGGCAACGGTCTCAAGGACCCGGACTGGGCCGTCGCCGGCGCCCCGCAGCCGGTCACCGTCCCGGTCGACGCGGCGACGGCGGCCGAGCGGCTCGGCCTGGTCTGA
- a CDS encoding response regulator translates to MPRASGRVLVVDDNKVIRQLIRVNLELEGFEVVTAGDGVECLDVVHQVRPDVVTLDVVMPRLDGLRTAARLRADPRTQELPIAIVSACTRYEVDAGFAAGVDAFLSKPFEPAELVRLVRQLAERTVTGVGVVGGDGAAAPSSHAEESESSAQA, encoded by the coding sequence GTGCCTAGGGCGTCTGGCCGGGTTCTTGTTGTGGACGACAACAAGGTCATCCGGCAGCTGATCAGGGTCAATCTCGAGCTGGAGGGCTTCGAGGTCGTGACCGCGGGCGATGGTGTCGAGTGTCTGGATGTCGTCCATCAGGTGCGGCCCGACGTGGTCACGCTCGATGTGGTCATGCCCCGCCTGGACGGGCTCCGGACCGCTGCGCGGCTGCGTGCCGATCCGCGTACTCAGGAGCTTCCGATAGCGATCGTGAGCGCCTGTACGCGGTACGAGGTCGACGCGGGGTTCGCCGCCGGGGTCGACGCCTTCCTCTCCAAGCCCTTCGAGCCGGCCGAGCTCGTCAGACTCGTACGGCAGTTGGCCGAGCGGACCGTCACGGGGGTCGGTGTGGTGGGTGGTGACGGGGCGGCCGCCCCGTCCTCCCACGCGGAGGAGAGCGAGTCCTCTGCCCAGGCGTGA